The following proteins are encoded in a genomic region of Oryza brachyantha chromosome 11, ObraRS2, whole genome shotgun sequence:
- the LOC102717475 gene encoding protein LAZY 1: protein MKLLGWMHRKLRSNNDVFKEFNTGGGGACNCITALASPDADHEYFAGDEAFDAAHASPAVTAGDLFTLGGSGLLTIGTLGIAAVAIPGDIDDDDYDVDDIDFEVEGSNCTVGDDADGAVTPTFTFPVAAAEAASAVATVEKAVAAVEAIAEKDDDTTTEDDLMVVSAELEKVLGGDVASARVSFAMGVDCPLQGFLFGSPVSDVESRPDQPPRESYGGGRRTSLGELFMRTRFAEEKVALVAVEEGEDGFGDGAAAGADREEGRAGKGDGGGGHKMMKKRRVKDEKGGGGGGTPATVTKSKFQKILQIFHRKVYPENTLLTRNLTKKSHRKRGDSSDNNNGGGGAAATGYPADEPALGSPVLRCRKDVHLMRGFGCCTIGAFGASSPSCNGGEMNGSRSGHWIKTDADYLVLEL, encoded by the exons ATGAAG CTCTTAGGTTGGATGCATCGAAAGCTACGGAGTAATAATGACGTGTTCAAAGAGTTCAACACCGGAGGAG GTGGGGCCTGCAATTGCATCACTGCGCTTGCCTCGCCTGACGCCGACCATGAGTacttcgccggcgacgaggcctTCGACGCCGCCCACGCTTCGCCGGCGGTCACCGCCGGCGACCTGTTCACGCTGGGCGGCAGCGGCCTGCTCACCATCGGCACGCTAGGcattgccgccgtcgccatccccGGAGACATCGACGACGATGACTACGACGTGGACGACATCGACTTCGAGGTGGAAGGCAGCAACTGCACCGTCGgagacgacgccgacggcgccgtcaCGCCCACCTTCACCTTCCCCgtggccgccgcggaggccgcctccgccgtggcCACCGTGGAGAAGGCGGTGGCCGCGGTCGAGGCGATCGCGGAGAAGGACGACGACACCACCACGGAGGACGACCTCATGGTGGTGAGCGCCGAGCTGGAGAAGgtcctcggcggcgacgtggcgtCGGCGCGGGTGAGCTTCGCCATGGGCGTGGACTGCCCGCTCCAGGGCTTCCTGTTCGGCTCCCCGGTGAGCGACGTCGAGTCGCGGCCGGACCAGCCGCCGAGGGAGTCctacggcggcgggcggcgcacCTCCCTCGGCGAGCTGTTCATGCGCACGCGCTTCGCCGAGGAGAAGGtggcgctcgtcgccgtcgaggagGGCGAGGACGGCTTCGGCGACGGAGCTGCTGCCGGCGCAGAcagggaggaagggagagcCGGGaaaggcgacggcggcggcggtcacaagatgatgaagaagaggaGGGTGAAGGACgagaaaggcggcggcggcggtggaacgccggcgacggtgaccaAGAGCAAGTTTCAAAAG ATCCTTCAAATCTTCCACAGGAAAGTCTACCCTGAGAACACGCTCCTCACAAGGAACCTGACCAAGAAGAGCCACCGCAAGCGAGGAGACTCCTCCGACAAcaacaacggcggcggcggcgccgcggccaccgGTTACCCCGCCGACGAGCCGGCCCTGGGCTCGCCGGTGCTCCGGTGCCGGAAGGACGTCCACCTCATGAGGGGCTTCGGCTGCTGCACCATCGGCGCCTTCGGTGCGTCGTCGCCCAGCTGCAACGGCGGCGAGATGAACGGCAGCAGGAGCGGCCACTGGATCAAGACCGATGCCGACT ACTTGGTGCTGGAATTATAA